Proteins from a genomic interval of Hemicordylus capensis ecotype Gifberg chromosome 14, rHemCap1.1.pri, whole genome shotgun sequence:
- the LOC128337704 gene encoding uncharacterized protein LOC128337704, translated as MVGQKERGWPGWKDSSLTVLPSPSLPHSAASTPCHLIHARLQRVHQARTLKEGGGGKERRSRIAFLMALIQACQEAIRRGEQRLPFSKGLAAQAVLEEMAYIWEDPVPHHLFSLCREAIASLSGMKPCLGAKTEQKLISESIFWMNHMIGGEPEEDRESPFLPPQRSMRRMLEAMLTEKPTLAHLIRIAEAIDAEMFSEDEEEAAMAENVGFLLLNMAIGPPFHFEDPGSPEEL; from the exons ATGGTGGGGCAGAAGGAGAGGGGGTGGCCCGGCTGGAAGGACAGCTCGCTCACGGTCctgccttctccttctcttccccactCGGCAGCTtccaccccctgccacctcatTCACGCCAGGCTGCAGAGGGTACATCAAGCCAGAACGCTGAAGGAAGGAGGCGGAGGGAAG GAGCGGAGGAGCAGGATCGCTTTCCTGATGGCCCTGATCCAGGCCTGCCAGGAAGCCATCCGGAGGGGGGAGCAGCGCCTTCCGTTCTCGAAAGGGCTGGCCGCCCAGGCCGTGCTG GAGGAGATGGCCTACATCTGGGAGGACCCCGTGCCCCACCACCTCTTCTCCCTCTGCAGAGAGGCCATTGCCTCCTTAAG TGGAATgaagccctgcttgggagcaaaaacagaacaaaagctCATCTCAGAGTCAATCTTCTGGATGAACCATATGATTGGAGGAGAGCCGGAGGAAGACCGAGAA aGCCCATTTCTGCCCCCGCAGAGGTCCATGAGGAGGATGCTGGAAGCAATGCTCACTGAGAAGCCCACCCTGGCCCACCTCATCAGGATTGCTGAG GCCATAGACGCTGAGATGTTCagcgaggatgaggaggaggcagccatggCGGAGAATGTTGGATTCTTGCTCCTCAACATGGCCATTGGACCCCCCTTCCATTTTGAG GATCCAGGGTCCCCAGAAGAGCTCTGA